From the genome of Bradyrhizobium elkanii USDA 76, one region includes:
- a CDS encoding LON peptidase substrate-binding domain-containing protein, producing MPINAEYRGPGELPEVIPVFPLPGALLLPRGQMPLNIFEPRYLAMIDDALRDGHRLIGMIQPDVAHSQKEAKPALFRIGCVGRITQLAESGDGRYILELTGVARFKVVEELTVQTPYRQCKVDFFSFAGDFTARKGEEAVDRKALLEVLADFLEANNLKVDWEGIESAPNEALVNALAMMSPYGPAEKQAMLEAPDLKTRAEILIAVTEMDLAKKRTSGDPPVQ from the coding sequence ATGCCGATCAATGCCGAATATCGCGGACCCGGCGAGCTCCCGGAGGTGATCCCGGTGTTCCCGCTGCCCGGCGCGTTGCTGCTGCCGCGCGGCCAGATGCCGCTCAACATCTTCGAGCCGCGATATCTCGCGATGATCGACGACGCACTGCGCGACGGCCATCGCCTGATCGGCATGATCCAGCCCGACGTGGCGCACTCGCAGAAAGAGGCGAAGCCGGCCCTGTTCCGGATCGGCTGCGTCGGCCGCATCACCCAGCTCGCAGAATCCGGCGACGGCCGCTACATCCTCGAGCTGACCGGCGTCGCGCGCTTCAAGGTGGTCGAGGAGCTCACCGTGCAGACGCCGTACCGGCAGTGCAAGGTCGACTTCTTCTCCTTCGCCGGCGACTTCACCGCGCGCAAGGGTGAGGAGGCCGTCGACCGCAAGGCGCTGCTCGAAGTGCTGGCCGATTTCCTGGAAGCCAACAATCTGAAGGTCGACTGGGAAGGGATCGAGTCCGCGCCCAACGAGGCGCTGGTCAATGCGCTGGCGATGATGTCGCCCTATGGCCCGGCCGAAAAGCAGGCGATGCTCGAGGCGCCGGACCTGAAGACCCGCGCCGAGATCCTGATCGCGGTCACCGAGATGGACCTCGCCAAGAAGCGCACCTCGGGCGACCCGCCGGTGCAGTAA
- a CDS encoding cytochrome b/b6 domain-containing protein: protein MTKAAPGARGATSVQVWDLPLRLWHWALAILVLVAWVTPGTYDRLHRLAGYSVIGLLAFRLIWGFAGTRYARFGRLGVRLRAAPRYIWNLRRGITGRYIGLNPAGTVMLVALLFLLAISTITGAMEVTVTFFGVWWVEDTHAYASDAVIILVALHVLGVIVVGLLQRQNLVRAMFTGRKQLRNR, encoded by the coding sequence ATGACGAAGGCGGCGCCGGGCGCCCGCGGCGCGACCAGCGTGCAGGTCTGGGACCTGCCGCTGCGGCTGTGGCACTGGGCGCTCGCCATCCTCGTCCTGGTCGCCTGGGTGACGCCCGGCACCTATGACCGGCTGCACCGGCTGGCGGGTTATTCGGTGATCGGGCTGCTGGCGTTCCGGCTGATCTGGGGCTTTGCCGGCACGCGCTACGCGCGTTTCGGCAGGCTCGGCGTTCGCCTGCGCGCCGCGCCGCGCTACATCTGGAATCTCCGCCGCGGCATCACCGGGCGCTATATCGGGCTCAATCCCGCGGGCACCGTGATGCTGGTGGCGTTGCTGTTCCTGCTTGCGATCTCGACAATCACGGGCGCGATGGAGGTCACCGTGACCTTCTTCGGTGTCTGGTGGGTCGAGGACACCCACGCCTATGCCTCGGATGCGGTCATCATCCTGGTCGCCCTGCACGTGCTCGGGGTCATCGTGGTCGGCTTGCTGCAGCGTCAGAACCTGGTGCGCGCGATGTTCACCGGCCGCAAGCAACTGCGCAATCGCTGA
- a CDS encoding PepSY domain-containing protein: MRVRVILSAALAACVLGSVLGLTGSAAFADGYKNCTKLDKASWKPASEAEAKAKALGYEVRRSKVEGSCYEVYGVKEGKLYELFYSPEDLSLKHTIAK; this comes from the coding sequence ATGCGCGTGAGAGTGATTTTGAGCGCTGCGCTTGCAGCATGCGTCCTTGGGAGCGTTCTTGGGCTGACCGGATCGGCGGCGTTCGCCGACGGCTACAAGAATTGCACCAAGCTCGACAAGGCGTCGTGGAAGCCGGCAAGCGAAGCCGAAGCCAAGGCCAAGGCCCTCGGCTACGAGGTGCGCCGGTCGAAGGTCGAGGGCTCCTGCTACGAGGTGTACGGCGTCAAGGAAGGCAAGCTCTACGAGCTGTTCTACAGCCCGGAAGACCTCAGCCTGAAGCACACCATCGCGAAGTGA